In Micromonospora sp. LH3U1, one genomic interval encodes:
- the mmsB gene encoding multiple monosaccharide ABC transporter permease yields MSRLKDLQKNLFGGTTSNARQFGMIFTLVAIVVLFQILTDGLTLRSDNLIALFQQNSYILILAIGMLMVIVAGHIDLSVGSVAAFAGILVAKSMADWSLPWPVAILFGLGIGALIGAWQGFWVAYIGVPAFIVTLAGMLLFRGGNQYIGNANTIPVPEGFREIGAGFLPEFGPNTGYNNATLLLGLAAAVAVVWREIQARKTRRAMDADPAPMWISILRMAIMVGVIAFASLRFASGRVGTSFPISGIILLVLVIAYSFYTRNTAGGRHIYAVGGNSRAAELSGVKLKRVNFFVMMNMSVLAALAGMIFVARSAASGPQDGNGWELDAIAAVFIGGAAVSGGIGTISGSIVGGLVMAVLNNGLQLMGVGTDRVQIIKGLVLLLAVAIDVYNKSQGRFSIIGSLMRPFRRDDSAPPASPPDAEREPAKAAVSG; encoded by the coding sequence ATGAGCCGATTGAAGGACCTTCAGAAGAACCTGTTCGGAGGCACCACCTCCAACGCTCGCCAGTTCGGGATGATCTTCACCCTGGTGGCGATCGTCGTCCTGTTCCAGATCCTGACCGATGGCCTGACCCTGCGGTCGGACAACCTGATCGCGCTGTTCCAGCAGAACTCGTACATTCTGATTCTGGCCATCGGCATGCTCATGGTGATCGTCGCCGGGCACATCGACCTCTCAGTCGGCTCTGTCGCCGCCTTCGCGGGCATCCTGGTGGCCAAGTCGATGGCCGACTGGTCGCTGCCCTGGCCCGTCGCCATCCTGTTCGGCCTCGGGATCGGCGCGCTCATCGGAGCCTGGCAGGGCTTCTGGGTGGCCTACATCGGGGTGCCGGCGTTCATCGTCACCCTGGCCGGCATGCTGCTGTTCCGCGGTGGCAACCAGTACATCGGTAACGCCAACACGATCCCGGTGCCGGAGGGCTTCCGGGAGATCGGCGCCGGCTTCCTGCCCGAGTTCGGCCCGAACACCGGCTACAACAACGCCACTCTGCTGCTCGGCCTGGCCGCGGCGGTGGCAGTGGTGTGGCGCGAGATCCAGGCCCGCAAGACCCGGCGGGCGATGGACGCCGACCCGGCGCCCATGTGGATCTCGATCCTGCGGATGGCCATCATGGTCGGGGTGATCGCCTTCGCGTCGCTGCGCTTCGCCAGCGGTCGCGTCGGTACCAGCTTCCCGATCTCCGGCATCATCCTGCTGGTCCTGGTGATCGCGTACTCCTTCTACACCCGCAACACGGCCGGTGGCCGGCACATCTACGCGGTGGGCGGCAACTCCCGGGCGGCCGAGCTGTCCGGTGTGAAGCTCAAGCGGGTCAACTTCTTCGTCATGATGAACATGTCCGTCCTGGCCGCGCTGGCCGGCATGATCTTCGTGGCCCGTTCGGCGGCCTCCGGACCGCAGGACGGCAACGGCTGGGAGCTGGACGCCATCGCCGCGGTCTTCATCGGTGGCGCGGCCGTCTCCGGCGGTATCGGCACCATCAGCGGCTCGATTGTTGGTGGTCTCGTCATGGCCGTGCTCAACAACGGCCTGCAACTGATGGGCGTCGGGACCGACCGCGTTCAGATCATCAAGGGCCTGGTCCTGCTGCTGGCCGTCGCGATCGACGTCTACAACAAGAGCCAGGGGCGGTTCTCCATCATCGGGAGTCTGATGCGGCCGTTCCGTCGCGACGACTCCGCCCCACCCGCCTCACCGCCGGACGCGGAGCGCGAGCCCGCCAAGGCAGCGGTGTCCGGCTGA
- the mmsA gene encoding multiple monosaccharide ABC transporter ATP-binding protein, whose product MSDVPILLEMRSITKEFPGVKALSDVNLVVRAGEIHAICGENGAGKSTLMKVLSGVYPHGTYDGQIVYQGSESKFSDIRASESAGIVIIHQELALIPGMSIAENIFLGNEPRKRGAIDWKAANRMALDLMARVGLQEDPDTLIKDIGVGKQQLVEIAKAFAKDVKLLILDEPTAALNEADSRHLLDLLRGFRSRGITSIMISHKLNEIEAIADQITILRDGRTVETLDVKADGVDEDRIVRGMVGRELGSRFPDHTPKIGEVFFEVRDWNVRHPISADRQVCKNESFVVRRGEIVGFAGLMGAGRTELAMSVFGRSYGVFESGTIIKDGKEIVLKSVADAIDNGLAYVSEDRKAIGLNLLDDIKSSTVAAKLSKISHHGVLSEVEEYQAAEAYRKELRTKAPTVDESVSKLSGGNQQKVVLAKWMFTDPDLLILDEPTRGIDVGAKYEIYGIIQRLADQGKGVVVISSELPELIGLCDRIYTVFEGAITGEIARADATPENLMKQMTSTKKMLTR is encoded by the coding sequence ATGAGCGACGTGCCCATCCTCCTTGAGATGCGCTCCATCACCAAGGAGTTCCCCGGAGTCAAGGCCCTCTCCGACGTCAACCTGGTGGTTCGCGCCGGCGAGATCCATGCCATCTGCGGCGAGAACGGCGCGGGCAAGTCCACCCTGATGAAGGTGCTCAGTGGGGTCTACCCACACGGCACCTATGACGGCCAGATCGTCTATCAGGGGTCGGAGAGCAAGTTCTCCGACATCCGGGCGAGCGAGAGTGCCGGGATCGTGATCATCCACCAGGAGCTCGCGCTCATTCCGGGTATGTCGATCGCCGAGAACATCTTCCTCGGCAACGAACCGCGCAAGCGGGGCGCGATCGACTGGAAGGCCGCGAACCGGATGGCGCTGGACCTGATGGCCCGGGTCGGTCTGCAGGAGGACCCGGACACCCTGATCAAGGACATCGGGGTCGGCAAGCAGCAGCTCGTGGAGATCGCCAAGGCGTTCGCCAAGGACGTGAAGCTGCTCATCCTGGACGAGCCGACCGCGGCTCTGAACGAGGCCGACTCCCGGCACCTGCTGGACCTGCTGCGTGGTTTCCGCTCTCGCGGCATCACCTCGATCATGATCTCGCACAAGCTGAACGAGATCGAGGCGATCGCCGACCAGATCACGATCCTGCGCGACGGCCGGACCGTGGAGACCCTGGACGTCAAGGCGGACGGGGTCGACGAGGACCGGATCGTGCGGGGCATGGTCGGCCGTGAGCTGGGCAGCCGGTTCCCGGACCACACACCGAAGATCGGTGAGGTCTTCTTCGAGGTCCGCGACTGGAACGTCCGGCACCCGATCTCCGCCGACCGGCAGGTCTGCAAGAACGAGAGCTTCGTGGTGCGCCGCGGCGAGATCGTCGGCTTCGCCGGCCTGATGGGCGCGGGCCGCACCGAGCTGGCGATGAGTGTCTTCGGCCGCTCCTACGGGGTGTTCGAGTCGGGCACGATCATCAAGGACGGCAAGGAGATCGTCCTGAAGTCGGTCGCGGACGCGATCGACAACGGGCTCGCGTACGTCAGCGAGGACCGCAAGGCGATCGGCCTCAACCTGCTCGACGACATCAAGTCGTCGACGGTGGCGGCCAAGCTGTCCAAGATCTCGCACCACGGCGTCCTGAGCGAGGTCGAGGAATACCAGGCGGCTGAGGCGTACCGCAAGGAGTTGCGGACCAAGGCCCCGACGGTCGACGAGAGCGTCTCGAAGCTCTCCGGCGGCAACCAGCAGAAGGTCGTCCTGGCGAAGTGGATGTTCACCGACCCGGACCTGCTGATCCTCGACGAGCCGACGCGCGGCATCGACGTGGGTGCCAAGTACGAGATCTACGGCATCATCCAGCGGCTCGCCGACCAGGGGAAGGGCGTCGTCGTCATCTCCTCGGAGCTGCCTGAGCTGATCGGGCTCTGCGACCGCATCTACACCGTGTTCGAAGGCGCCATCACGGGCGAGATCGCCCGGGCGGACGCCACCCCGGAAAACCTCATGAAGCAGATGACCTCGACGAAGAAGATGCTGACACGATGA
- a CDS encoding ROK family transcriptional regulator — MAAPVRSRSAGVGRDPESPLPAVPGASQEEIRRQNLGAVLRYVHLHGPTSRAELTSRLGLNRSTIGALAADLVASGLVTEEAPTTARRAGRPSLVVSPRSDRVYAQALSIDADRLRAARVGLGGRILDLREVARPSGMSAVDAVGPLADLVRDMERCVAADALLVGGAVAVTDTTRDADDRIRIVGIDGSLGAALNAELSAGPGFVAGDLADIAGLAEHVRGVAVGVDDLIYLHGGLGISAGIIMGGRLVIGHRGHSGKVGHMVVNPNGLPCGCGSRGCWETEISESALLRHAGRDPGDRAAVAEVLRAAAAGDRTAREAVERVADWLGFGVANLVNVVNPDAVVFGGSLRDIFTAGADTVRSRLDAMPLAVSREHLRLEAAVLGPDAVLIGAAELAFDKLLADPLNVGVAGQMGSADPA; from the coding sequence GTGGCAGCACCCGTACGGTCCAGGTCAGCCGGCGTCGGCCGCGACCCCGAGTCCCCGCTGCCGGCGGTCCCCGGCGCCAGCCAGGAGGAGATTCGACGGCAGAATCTCGGTGCCGTCCTGCGCTACGTCCACCTGCACGGGCCGACGTCCCGGGCCGAGTTGACCAGCCGGCTCGGCCTCAACCGCAGCACCATCGGCGCCCTCGCGGCCGACCTGGTGGCCAGCGGCCTCGTCACCGAGGAGGCGCCGACCACCGCCCGTCGCGCCGGCCGCCCCTCGCTCGTGGTCAGCCCTCGCTCCGACCGGGTCTACGCGCAGGCGCTGAGCATCGACGCGGACCGACTGCGCGCGGCCCGGGTCGGGCTCGGCGGTCGCATCCTCGATCTGCGCGAGGTCGCCCGCCCCAGCGGCATGTCGGCGGTCGACGCCGTCGGGCCGCTCGCCGACCTCGTCCGCGACATGGAACGCTGCGTGGCCGCCGACGCGCTGCTCGTCGGTGGAGCGGTCGCGGTCACCGACACCACCCGGGACGCGGACGACAGGATCCGGATCGTCGGCATCGACGGAAGCCTGGGCGCCGCGCTCAATGCCGAACTCTCCGCCGGCCCGGGTTTCGTGGCCGGCGACCTGGCCGACATCGCTGGCCTGGCCGAGCACGTCCGCGGCGTGGCGGTGGGCGTCGACGATCTCATCTACCTGCACGGCGGCCTGGGCATCAGCGCCGGCATCATCATGGGTGGCCGACTGGTGATCGGGCACCGGGGCCACAGCGGCAAGGTCGGCCACATGGTGGTCAACCCGAACGGGCTGCCCTGCGGTTGCGGCTCACGCGGCTGCTGGGAGACCGAGATCAGTGAGAGCGCGCTGTTGCGGCACGCCGGCCGGGACCCGGGCGACCGTGCGGCGGTGGCCGAGGTGCTGCGCGCGGCGGCGGCCGGCGACCGGACCGCCCGGGAGGCGGTCGAGCGGGTCGCCGACTGGCTCGGCTTCGGCGTCGCCAACCTGGTCAACGTGGTCAACCCGGACGCTGTGGTGTTCGGTGGATCGCTGCGCGACATCTTCACCGCCGGGGCGGACACGGTCCGCAGCCGGCTGGACGCCATGCCGCTGGCGGTCTCCCGAGAGCACCTGCGCCTGGAGGCGGCGGTGCTCGGCCCTGACGCCGTCCTGATCGGCGCCGCCGAGCTGGCCTTCGACAAGCTGCTGGCCGACCCGCTGAACGTCGGCGTCGCCGGCCAGATGGGGTCCGCCGACCCGGCGTAG
- a CDS encoding substrate-binding domain-containing protein, translating into MRKFFGTSVVAISAAAMLTLAGCGSGRDGDSDTKGEAAKGFAANSLIGVALPAKTSENWVLAGDLFTSGLKEAGFEGQVQYAGASTTVADQQAQITAMVTKGAKVIVIGATDAAQLSTQVAAAHQQGVKVIAYDRLITNTPDLDYYVAFDNFKVGQLQGQALLDGMKAKKPNGPYNIELFSGSPDDNNAGVFFNGAMDVLKPEIDKGNVVVASKQTDVKQTAIQGWKAEGAQARMDQLLTSTYGNKELDGVLSPNDTLARAILTSVKGAGKPIPVVTGQDSEVESVKSIVAGEQYMTINKDTRNLVKETINMVKALQAGNAPQVNDTKSYNNGSKVVDTFLLPPVAVTKANAAEAYANDPKLAPLTK; encoded by the coding sequence ATGCGTAAATTCTTTGGCACGTCGGTGGTCGCCATCAGCGCCGCCGCCATGCTGACCCTCGCGGGCTGCGGCTCCGGCCGCGACGGCGACTCCGACACCAAGGGCGAGGCCGCCAAGGGCTTCGCGGCGAACTCGCTGATCGGCGTGGCCCTCCCGGCCAAGACCTCGGAGAACTGGGTCCTCGCCGGTGACCTGTTCACCAGCGGCCTCAAGGAGGCCGGTTTCGAGGGCCAGGTGCAGTACGCCGGCGCGTCGACCACGGTCGCCGACCAGCAGGCGCAGATCACCGCCATGGTGACCAAGGGCGCCAAGGTCATCGTCATCGGCGCGACCGACGCCGCGCAGCTGTCGACCCAGGTCGCCGCTGCCCACCAGCAGGGCGTGAAGGTCATCGCGTACGACCGGCTCATCACCAACACGCCGGACCTCGACTACTACGTCGCGTTCGACAACTTCAAGGTCGGCCAGCTCCAGGGCCAGGCCCTGCTGGACGGCATGAAGGCCAAGAAGCCGAACGGCCCGTACAACATCGAGCTGTTCTCCGGCTCGCCGGACGACAACAACGCCGGTGTCTTCTTCAACGGTGCGATGGACGTGCTCAAGCCGGAGATCGACAAGGGCAACGTGGTCGTCGCCTCGAAGCAGACCGACGTGAAGCAGACCGCCATCCAGGGCTGGAAGGCCGAGGGTGCGCAGGCCCGTATGGACCAGCTGCTCACCTCGACCTACGGCAACAAGGAGCTGGACGGCGTCCTCTCCCCGAACGACACGCTGGCCCGCGCGATCCTGACCTCGGTCAAGGGTGCTGGCAAGCCGATCCCGGTCGTCACCGGTCAGGACTCCGAGGTTGAGTCGGTCAAGTCGATCGTGGCTGGCGAGCAGTACATGACGATCAACAAGGACACCCGCAACCTGGTGAAGGAGACCATCAACATGGTCAAGGCTCTCCAGGCCGGTAACGCCCCGCAGGTGAACGACACCAAGTCCTACAACAACGGCAGCAAGGTCGTCGACACGTTCCTGCTCCCGCCGGTCGCCGTCACCAAGGCGAACGCGGCTGAGGCGTACGCCAACGACCCGAAGCTCGCGCCGCTCACCAAGTAA